In Podospora pseudocomata strain CBS 415.72m chromosome 4, whole genome shotgun sequence, the genomic stretch ATAGTTATTTTGGCGCTTACACGGGCATTTTCGGAGCATGGTATCTGGGGCTATAAAATGGACTCATGACGACACTTACGACTTGGTTCTTGCAGTAGAATACCCTGatttcttgttcttgtttttttggcttgtATATAGAATCAGCGAGCGAGCAAGCGAGCGTGTCTTTTATCACTTCTGGAAATATGACGATTCGCGATTTGTTTTGCTTCCTAGGTGTGTGGGTGCGTGGATGTGCGTTTTGGCTAGCACAGCGATCCACGACAGAGGGCTGACAGGCTCCACGCAGTCGCCCATTCTTCTGCAGAGGTCGTCATGACCTGCATTGGCTGACCGTCCAAACATCCCCCAAGCACAGCAAAGGCGGAGCTGGTTCGCCACTACCGACTGCTGCGCTGGCGGCATAACTGCACAGAAGGACGGGGAAGTTGGATTGGAACAGAGACTGGCGGCCCAAATCAACCCAATCGTTACCCGAACATCATCTTCACATCGATATCCTCGCCGGCCGGACCAAGAGCATGCGGCTGCGCCAACCCGGTACGGCAAAGACTGAATGTCGGCACACACGAGATAAAGCCTGAAGTGGGTCCTGCCAAGGCCCTGTTGCGTTACCTTTTTGATGGATCTGATGAACTGGCAAAATCGTACCCCACTCTCGATGCTTTCCTTGGATGTTTGGAACGGGTCTAGCAGTCGGCAGCTGGTCCCCGCTTTGTAAGGAAAGTCAGAGCAAGCGAGTTCATCGTCAGTTTCtcgaggcggagggggaagaggggccCCCTCGAGGGAAAAAGGAGAAGTTGATGCTGGCCAGCCAGACCCACCCAGCCCCCCCGTCAGCGCCTGGGGGCCGGGAGTTGGCGGGGTACCGGGTTGGTCGGTCAAAGTGGCGGAGGGATCCAATGGCGAGCGGTGTCAGACCGCCTGCGAGTTGCTGGGACTGGCTGCGGGGGCATTCCCCCGCTTTGCCGTGGCCGGGGCGGGAGGTGCAGCGGTgaaccaagcagcagcagcaggaaaTCGAAGAGGTGGAAGCTCGTACAAGCACAAAGGCCCGCGGAAGCATCCGCCCCATTCTCATCACAGTGCTCAGCAAGGACATAGTGCTGCCCGATGCGATGTGCCAGCTGTTCCCACTGGGCCTGTCGGTCCAATCACCTCGCCAGCCCCAGATCACTGCGATCCAATGCAACCAGGAATGTTTGCTGGCGCCGTCGCTCGCCCTCTCCGGAGTGGTTTGGCGGTGGACTTGGAAGCTGGAGGGCTGGAATGAAACATTTTCCACCCCCCATTTCCCGGGACTGCTTGACGTCTCCTGCTAATGCGTTGGACCGAATGATATTGGCTCGAGCGAACCAATATCTGCTTCTCTGCATTCTTGTTTCCtctgctttttcttcctcccacAAACTTTCACTCACTCTCTGCTCTGCCCCTCTGCGTTGACCACAGAAAGCACCCCAGCCCCCAAAGTAGAGCACTTGCTGGATCAAGGCGCTTACGACAGTACATACCCTcgctcaccaacacccccccaaagTCTCGACCGACGTACCCATAGGTACACAAACAAGATAAAATGCCTGCCGGCGAGAttgtcaccatcatcaacaattCGGGCAAGGTGATCAGCACGGTATGTCTTTgctcttttgtttcttcccCTGAGCACCTGGCCGGCAGCTGGAGAGGGGCACATcccacctggcgcatcgcatTTTCTCGTGTCGCATTGCATCGCTTTGCATGACGGCTACTGACAGCCAGTTACACAACAGGGCAAGCAACTggtcaacatcttcaaggacGCCCAGGCTGCCTACCGAGAACGCAAAGAAGCCGTCAAGGCCGAAAAAGCACAGCGCGCCGGCATTCGTCGCGCTCAGACCTTCGATGTCAATCTGACCCGCGGCGGTCCCTACTCGGAGGACTTCAACTACACCCATGGCCCGGGAAAGGGAGGGTTCATCATCGAGGAGATTGACGacgagaaagagaaggaatATGAACGGCGGATGATTGGGGCGCCGCCCGGACGGCGGAGATCAcacgaggacgacgacgacggccgaAGCCATGCATCATCGAGGctcaccacccgctccaAGCGGACCTCGTACCGCCAACAGGCTCCGCCGGCCCCCGCAGGTCCAGTCTCTGCCGCGGCACCGAGGACGGTTGTTTCCCTGACAGAATCCGCGCTCAAGGCCCACTCCGAGATATCCGCCGCCGCACCCTCCAAGGCGCTGTCCAAAGCCCCGTCCGCCGCCCCCGGCCCGGGCGCCCTTGTTCACCGGTCCCGAACCGAGCCTGTCGTAAACACGgtcaaaaagaagaagtcCATCGATATGGACCTTGCCTACGGCAGCATTCCTCCCGATCTTGCCCAGCGCCACGACCTCGCCCCCAAGAACGTGCCCATCTCCCGCTCCATCGGCCCGACCGCCATTACCATGACAGATCGAGAGACAGAAGTAGACCCGCAGGTAGATATTGACCCACAGGAGGCCGAAGCGCTTGGCTTGATGGACAAGATCGAGGAGTTCCTGCAAGAGGCCGACTGTGTGCACGCCTCGGCCACAAACATGATTGAGTCACTTCAGCAAAAGCCCgaagctgctgccgccgtcgcTCTGTCCCTTGCCGAGCTCAGCGCCCTCGTGGGAAAGATGAGCCCAGCCTTCTTGGCTTTTTTGAAAGGAGGGTCCCCAGCCGTCTTTGCCTTGTTGGCTAGCCCGCAATTCTTGATTGGGGCGGGAGTGGCAGCGGGGATTACGGTGGTCATGTTTGGTGGGTGGAAGATTGTCAAGAAGATGACCGGCAACGCTCCGCCCGTGAAGGAGCAGCCCATTGCAATGAGGGCGCTGCCGATGGCGTCGGGTgcccagcaacatcaacaaaggTTACAGGAACTCGAGGGCCAGGCCGAACAGCAAAGCGAGGCAAGTTATCAGGAACCATTGGTCGTGGATGACGTGCAGGAGCTGAGCTCGATCGaaatgtggaggaggggtatcGAGCCCGCTTTTGTCGAGGGAACCACGGTGGCAGGTGATGATGCGGCTGAGATTGAGATGATGAGCAGGGAGGCCGAAAAATACGCCCGAGAGAACTTCCGCAGCAACAAGTACGACATCGAGGTCGAACCCTCAGACTCGGTTAGTCAGATCGGTTGGTCACCGTCAAAGAGTATGCGAACCTACAAGACGTACAAGTCCCGATCTAGCCGACATCACTCCACATCGAAGAGGAACAGGGAGGATAGGATGACCGAGGTTTcggttgatgatgtcccTGAGCgaaggagctcaagaaaGGACGACGGGGAGAGCGTGGCCGGCAGCGAAAGGAGCCACCGAGGCTCCAGGAAGACCAGAGATTCCAAAGACAGAGATGGGGCTGAGTCTGCCGTGAGTGACCGGAGCCACCGTAGCAGCACCAGCAGGAGGGATCaccgggagaaggagagggataGGGACCATTCCAGGCTGGAGGGGATCAACGAAAAGGACGAAGGGTCGAGTGTTGCCGGTAACGAGAGGAGTCACCGCAGCAAGcgtgagagggagagggagagagaacaTAAAagtgagaagaagaacgaCAAGGATGACGATGGCAGTGTCGCCAGCTTCCGAAGTGCTCGAAGCACCAGAAGCCATCgtgaaaaagagagagacagagacgaCAACAGTTCCAGTGTCTCGAGATCCTCGAAGCacatcagcagcaaggtCACCCCCGTCAAGGAGGAAGGTGCTGACGAGAAGGATGACAGAATTAAAAAGCCGAACATGTTGAAGCAATTGTTCAAAAAGctgaaggacaaggaggacCGGGACTCAGTTGTCTCCGTGATGGCCTGAGCTGAACGATTTTCTTTCCGTCTCTTTTACccgttttcttttgctttgtTTGCATCAGTTAAACCGCCTGCCTGCCTACGCATCCGTCGGTGGgaaatcttttttttttgagtCAAGGCTTGACATTACAAGCCGATACCATACCTTATGATACGACACATAGTTTGCATGGATTACTACCACATAACAACCATCTTGCCTAGATCCAGGTACATAGAAATACTACCTTACTTTATTAGATTCGCATGCCGCGTCTCTTTCCTATCTATTACATTCCCTTCAAACTAATCTGCGGTGTAGCGAAGAGTATTTTGTCTAACTGGATAGGTGCCTTTGTCATACGTTATCAAATAACCGGCCATATTACGGCCCAACAGTACGTCGAGAGTTGGTGGTTAAAAGTAAGGCAGGTAATTAAGTATTTCGCGGTTATAAAAGGGATAGTATCAGCTATAGAGTATATTAAAGGATTTATTAGTAATTTAAGGCTATTAGGATACAGCCTATCAGAATGCGGGCTATTTGTTaataaatatatatatatatctaaAAGGCTTTGCTGAAAGAGTGCTGTTGATGCCTGTTAAATATAGGCTTGAACAGGTATGTTACAACttgcaccgggagtggatacagactgcaaggcagtacgccagaggtgaatatgacaggatgatcgaaggttgtgacaagcgtctcagacatgggttcactgtcaacaacaggttgttctaacaaagagctactgagagtagattgtagacaaatgaacttgaattgcttgcatgaggaatcagattcctcgacatggggagcgccgggcattcccccctatttatgtaaaactatctacatatgtaTCTGAAGTATCACATGGTCAACAAatcatggccaccgccaacagaccatggccaccgctaacagaccatggcctccttgctagtaagactcctttctttctgacaggtaccacccagtggttcctgtacaggggtattacgcttggggcgtaacaagGTATCAGCGCAGTATACTGAGAGCGAAAAAGACTTTAACTGCAGTATTCGACAGGAGTGGAGGCACTAAAGGAAGATAGATTGCAGAGACGGCGCCCTACAATATATAGAAGGTATTCACTATTGTGTAGGCTTGTAAAGCACAGAAAACATATAGTAAACCTATATATTAATGAAACTTATAGACTAAGAAATACCATATTGAATAGCGTCTAAGGTAAAGGTTTTATACAAGCCTTCGGTTTATCGATCTGTGACGAACTCCTATCtagaacctctgaaagggatactagtcgaaggcacttctgaacaatcctggttcggtacagctaaacagtatacaacagtgtacaacaaatggcttgtctcaatcacaacaGTCTAGATACCAACTGTGActtgaattgcatactgcggaactgtccATCTATACCAGCCAGATCCcccgtatatatagaccagtggATCACCTGTCTCACCATGCCAAGCGTGATTCTGGATCACTTCTCCCAGCGTTGGAtcgtgtgacgaacccctatccagaacctctgaaagggaaactggttgaaggcacttctgaacaatcctggttcggtacagctgaacagtgtacaacaatggctcgtctcaatcacaatagtctgaataccaacgattgtgacttgtattgcatactgcggaactgtctatctacaccagccagttcctccgtatatatagaccttaACCCTCAGGTACCTCCGTACCTAGATCTATCTTCTAATCCCTAGATCCATGGATCTATCTC encodes the following:
- a CDS encoding hypothetical protein (antiSMASH:Cluster_9; EggNog:ENOG503P1JJ), with protein sequence MPAGEIVTIINNSGKVISTGKQLVNIFKDAQAAYRERKEAVKAEKAQRAGIRRAQTFDVNLTRGGPYSEDFNYTHGPGKGGFIIEEIDDEKEKEYERRMIGAPPGRRRSHEDDDDGRSHASSRLTTRSKRTSYRQQAPPAPAGPVSAAAPRTVVSLTESALKAHSEISAAAPSKALSKAPSAAPGPGALVHRSRTEPVVNTVKKKKSIDMDLAYGSIPPDLAQRHDLAPKNVPISRSIGPTAITMTDRETEVDPQVDIDPQEAEALGLMDKIEEFLQEADCVHASATNMIESLQQKPEAAAAVALSLAELSALVGKMSPAFLAFLKGGSPAVFALLASPQFLIGAGVAAGITVVMFGGWKIVKKMTGNAPPVKEQPIAMRALPMASGAQQHQQRLQELEGQAEQQSEASYQEPLVVDDVQELSSIEMWRRGIEPAFVEGTTVAGDDAAEIEMMSREAEKYARENFRSNKYDIEVEPSDSVSQIGWSPSKSMRTYKTYKSRSSRHHSTSKRNREDRMTEVSVDDVPERRSSRKDDGESVAGSERSHRGSRKTRDSKDRDGAESAVSDRSHRSSTSRRDHREKERDRDHSRLEGINEKDEGSSVAGNERSHRSKREREREREHKSEKKNDKDDDGSVASFRSARSTRSHREKERDRDDNSSSVSRSSKHISSKVTPVKEEGADEKDDRIKKPNMLKQLFKKLKDKEDRDSVVSVMA